Proteins from a genomic interval of Papaver somniferum cultivar HN1 chromosome 4, ASM357369v1, whole genome shotgun sequence:
- the LOC113273584 gene encoding uncharacterized protein LOC113273584 — protein MAMRQQQQPGRRRSMEDHLCGLWTNEKHVNFLNWMEDSFVRTMLIDHRNNNNTYRNNDNDKNSDSRTHQLLRLDRFLPDSSESTRDLRRQHHKITTTAKYSVVDADPDTATSAREDEEMTCLSLRPYDSSASSSNDQVVPQFGMIKAGGGVDDDDEDDNMADEEEEEKKG, from the exons ATGGCGAtgcgacaacaacaacaaccaggaAGGAGGAGATCAATGGAAGATCATCTGTGCGGGTTATGGACAAATGAGAAACATGTTAATTTCTTGAACTGGATGGAGGATTCTTTTGTTAGAACAATGCTTATTGATCATCGTAACAATAATAATACATATAGAAATAATGATAATGATAAGAACAGTGATTCTCGTACACATCAACTTCTTCGTCTGGATAGATTTCTTCCTGATAGTTCTGAGTCTACTCGGGATTTAAGACGGCAACACCACAAAATCACTACCACTGCTAAATATTCAG TAGTTGATGCGGATCCAGATACAGCGACTTCTGCAAGGGAGGATGAGGAAATGACGTGTTTATCTTTAAGACCCTACGATTCATCTGCATCATCATCGAATGATCAG GTGGTCCCACAATTTGGTATGATAAAGgctggtggtggtgttgatgatgatgatgaagatgataatatggcggatgaagaagaggaagagaagaaaggaTAA